The following coding sequences are from one Granulicella sp. L56 window:
- the eat gene encoding ethanolamine permease has translation MEEHAHLKATLNTWQLWGIAVGLVISGEYFGWSYGWASAGTLGFLLTTILVATMYAAFIFSFTELTTAIPSAGGPFAYAQRAFGDTGGYIAAAATLVEFVFAPPAIALAIGAYLHVQFSGLAPKHAAVLAYLLFMAINIVGVRIAASFEFIVTLLAIIELLVFMAVVAPGFKLSNFLAGGWAGHDHFSAITMAGMFAAVPFAIWFFLAIEGVAMAAEEVKRPSHSIPIAYIGGILTLLILAMGVMIFAGSVGDWRLLANINDPLPQAMKMIVGAKSGWLHMLVWLGLFGLVASLHGIIFGYSRQIFALARAGYLPSFLGKVHSRFETPYIAILAGGIVGIAAIYSDSWISIGGQPLTANIVTMSVLGALVMYIVSMLALFKLRKTEPNLPRPFRARLYPFAPIWTLLCAGTCIASVVYYNRLIATLFVALLSVGYLGLRLSWRRKTI, from the coding sequence ATGGAAGAACACGCGCACCTAAAAGCAACTCTGAATACGTGGCAGTTATGGGGCATTGCGGTCGGCCTCGTCATCTCGGGTGAGTATTTTGGCTGGAGCTATGGATGGGCGAGCGCGGGTACGCTGGGTTTTCTGCTTACTACCATCCTGGTAGCTACGATGTACGCCGCCTTTATCTTCAGCTTTACTGAGTTGACAACTGCAATCCCGAGTGCTGGCGGTCCCTTCGCTTATGCGCAGCGGGCGTTTGGAGATACGGGGGGGTACATCGCAGCGGCTGCCACGCTGGTGGAGTTTGTCTTTGCGCCGCCGGCGATTGCTCTTGCGATTGGTGCATATCTCCATGTTCAGTTCTCGGGACTCGCACCGAAGCATGCTGCAGTGCTTGCTTATCTACTCTTTATGGCGATCAATATTGTTGGAGTACGAATCGCTGCCAGTTTTGAGTTCATCGTCACGCTGCTCGCCATTATTGAACTTCTGGTCTTTATGGCCGTCGTTGCTCCGGGATTTAAATTGAGCAACTTCCTTGCTGGCGGCTGGGCCGGGCACGATCACTTCTCTGCGATCACAATGGCTGGCATGTTTGCGGCGGTACCTTTTGCAATCTGGTTCTTCCTTGCCATCGAAGGAGTTGCAATGGCGGCGGAAGAGGTGAAGCGGCCATCCCATTCGATTCCTATTGCTTATATTGGCGGAATATTAACGCTCCTGATACTTGCGATGGGTGTAATGATCTTTGCCGGCTCGGTAGGCGATTGGCGGTTGCTCGCAAACATCAACGATCCGTTGCCGCAGGCGATGAAAATGATTGTAGGGGCAAAGAGCGGATGGCTGCATATGCTGGTCTGGTTGGGACTGTTCGGTCTGGTGGCCTCGCTGCACGGCATCATCTTCGGCTACTCGCGACAGATATTTGCGCTGGCACGGGCCGGATATCTGCCATCGTTTTTAGGAAAGGTGCATTCGCGATTCGAGACTCCTTATATCGCTATCCTTGCAGGCGGTATCGTGGGTATCGCAGCGATTTACAGTGATTCATGGATCAGCATTGGAGGCCAACCGCTGACGGCGAATATCGTCACGATGTCGGTGCTGGGAGCGTTGGTGATGTATATCGTCAGCATGCTGGCACTCTTTAAGTTGCGGAAAACGGAACCTAATCTGCCGCGGCCGTTCCGGGCTCGCCTCTATCCATTTGCACCCATCTGGACGCTGCTTTGCGCCGGCACCTGCATCGCAAGTGTGGTTTACTACAACCGCCTTATCGCTACACTGTTCGTTGCTCTGCTGTCGGTGGGCTATCTTGGGTTGCGGCTAAGTTGGCGCAGAAAGACGATATAA
- a CDS encoding rhamnogalacturonan acetylesterase — MKKLAIPRTLSLLAFVTVCLLVLPAVRAQVTQMTVEPGSPTDPTVHAKLGLPAPANPHLPTLFIVGDSTVRNGHGDGAHGQWGWGEPIVDLFDTSKINVVNRAIGGRSSRTYITEGHWADTLALMKPGDIVLFQFGHNDSGPLDDTARARGTIPGVGDESREIENPILKRHETVHTYGWYMRQYVTDTMAKGAIPILCSPIPRKIWKDGKVVRNFDNYGGWVRQIAEQQDVAFIDLNAIIARRYDELGEQKVEPLFADPHTHTSWAGAALNAQSVVAGLKALPQDPLAAYFSVKGRAIAADAGN, encoded by the coding sequence ATGAAGAAACTTGCGATCCCGCGGACTCTATCCCTCCTTGCCTTTGTCACAGTTTGCCTTCTTGTTCTTCCGGCAGTACGAGCGCAGGTCACCCAGATGACTGTGGAGCCTGGGTCGCCAACCGATCCGACTGTCCATGCCAAACTTGGGCTGCCTGCACCCGCCAACCCGCATCTGCCAACGCTCTTCATCGTTGGTGACTCTACCGTTCGCAATGGCCATGGCGATGGCGCTCATGGACAGTGGGGCTGGGGAGAGCCAATTGTCGATCTCTTCGACACGTCGAAGATCAATGTTGTTAATCGTGCCATCGGCGGTCGCAGCAGCCGCACCTACATTACCGAAGGGCACTGGGCCGACACGCTTGCATTGATGAAACCGGGCGACATCGTTCTCTTCCAGTTTGGGCACAACGATTCGGGCCCGCTCGACGATACGGCTCGCGCTCGTGGCACCATTCCAGGCGTCGGCGACGAGAGCAGGGAGATTGAAAATCCTATCCTCAAGCGGCATGAGACCGTTCATACCTATGGCTGGTATATGCGCCAGTATGTGACCGATACAATGGCAAAAGGGGCAATCCCGATTCTTTGCTCACCGATTCCGCGCAAGATATGGAAGGACGGCAAAGTAGTTCGCAACTTCGACAACTATGGCGGATGGGTCCGGCAGATAGCAGAGCAGCAGGATGTTGCCTTCATTGATCTGAATGCGATTATTGCGCGCCGCTACGATGAACTTGGCGAGCAAAAGGTCGAACCGCTGTTCGCCGATCCGCATACACATACCAGTTGGGCAGGAGCGGCGCTCAATGCCCAGAGTGTTGTGGCTGGATTGAAAGCTCTTCCCCAGGATCCACTCGCAGCTTATTTTTCTGTCAAGGGGAGAGCAATTGCGGCCGATGCGGGGAATTGA
- a CDS encoding deoxyhypusine synthase — MPTKKELLAHPIQHIDIKQHNVVALVDAMQSMAYSSRDTARAASIYDMMLRDTDCGVVLCLAGSLISAGLQKVIIDLVRNNMVDAIVSTGANIVDQDFFEALGFNHYIAGDEYKYGAGDADLRELAIDRIYDTFIDEDELRICDETIHQITNSLEHRPYSSREFIREMGAYLVKEGKTPQAGGRDSIVLTAYEKNVPIFCPAFSDCSAGFGLVAHQHARQGKSMVSLDSAKDFYELTQLKIANPTTGLLMIGGGVPKNFAQDIVVAADVLGVEASMHKYAIQITVADARDGALSGSTLKEASSWGKVDLTYEQMVFSEATMALPLIAGYAFHKNAQAARRGKAWTKILDQVPVNA, encoded by the coding sequence ATGCCAACGAAAAAAGAACTCCTCGCCCACCCCATCCAGCACATCGATATCAAGCAGCACAACGTCGTCGCTCTCGTCGACGCCATGCAGTCGATGGCCTACAGCTCGCGTGACACCGCCCGCGCCGCCAGCATCTACGACATGATGCTCCGCGATACCGACTGCGGCGTCGTCCTCTGCCTCGCCGGTTCGCTCATCTCCGCCGGTCTGCAGAAGGTCATCATCGACCTCGTCCGCAACAACATGGTCGATGCCATCGTCTCCACCGGGGCCAACATCGTCGATCAGGACTTCTTCGAGGCCCTCGGCTTCAACCACTACATCGCCGGTGACGAGTACAAGTACGGCGCAGGAGACGCTGACCTCCGCGAGCTGGCCATCGACCGCATCTACGACACCTTCATCGACGAGGACGAGCTGCGCATCTGCGACGAGACAATCCACCAGATCACCAACTCGCTCGAGCACCGCCCCTACAGCTCGCGCGAGTTCATCCGCGAGATGGGAGCTTACCTCGTCAAAGAAGGCAAAACTCCACAGGCTGGCGGACGCGACTCCATCGTCCTCACCGCCTACGAGAAGAACGTGCCCATCTTCTGCCCGGCTTTCTCCGACTGCTCCGCCGGCTTCGGCCTCGTCGCCCACCAGCACGCGCGCCAGGGCAAGTCTATGGTCTCGCTCGACAGCGCCAAGGATTTCTACGAGCTCACCCAGCTCAAGATCGCCAATCCAACCACCGGATTGCTGATGATCGGTGGCGGCGTTCCCAAGAACTTCGCGCAGGACATCGTGGTGGCAGCGGACGTTCTCGGCGTCGAAGCGTCGATGCACAAGTACGCCATCCAGATCACCGTGGCCGACGCCCGCGACGGTGCTCTGTCGGGCAGCACCCTCAAGGAAGCCAGCAGTTGGGGCAAGGTCGACCTCACCTACGAGCAGATGGTCTTCTCCGAAGCCACCATGGCGCTGCCGCTCATTGCCGGCTACGCCTTCCACAAGAATGCTCAGGCCGCCCGCAGAGGCAAGGCTTGGACAAAAATCCTCGATCAGGTGCCGGTCAACGCCTAG
- a CDS encoding response regulator, which produces MLLILGYLLLLGIIGLLLVAVVRSRNSLRDISTQLTQAREQQHQHSLQLTERSQLDTLKDEFISTVSHELRTPLTSIRGALGLLSSGVIGDVDAKAQNLLRIAVTNTDRLIRLINDILDIERMESGRAPLQVRRCSLRELCKQAIETMKPMADANTVHIELIAPTPATEGLFFDGDSDRILQVLTNLLSNAIKFSPAASTIRIHTEATSDSILLKVSDEGRGIPADKLDNIFDRFQQVEPSDARQKGGTGLGLSICRSIVQQHSGSIWAQRNLGPGTTFYVMLPRVTRASDLARQPASSESPVGNGSILICDDDPGIRTIVSEHLHRQGYTVIEANSGQQALTLATEHQVEAILLDLYMPGLSGWETLQHLRNTPATAHIPVVVLSVLSPTLRPQFTGDAQGWVQKPFNEKLLFAELGRVLHHGDGPANVLLVEDDFDLANVVLASFQNAAIHIDHAATRQQAIRQCIDSPPDLLILDLTLPDGDGFSLVDWLRQQPALRALPLVVYSGREVSDGEMAKLRLGPTEFLTKARIQPQEVEELVVSMVQRLRSQHTELAPISTN; this is translated from the coding sequence ATGCTTCTCATCCTCGGATATCTTCTGCTCCTCGGCATCATCGGCCTCCTGCTCGTCGCCGTCGTACGCTCGCGGAATAGTCTCCGGGACATCTCTACCCAACTGACGCAGGCTCGCGAACAGCAGCACCAACACAGCCTGCAACTAACGGAACGCTCGCAGTTAGACACCCTCAAGGACGAGTTCATCTCCACCGTCTCGCACGAGCTGCGCACACCGCTCACCAGCATTCGCGGCGCGCTGGGACTGCTCTCTTCCGGCGTCATCGGCGACGTCGACGCCAAGGCGCAGAACCTGCTCCGCATCGCCGTCACCAACACCGACCGTCTTATCCGGCTCATCAACGACATCCTCGACATCGAGCGCATGGAATCGGGCCGCGCTCCCCTGCAAGTCCGCCGCTGCTCCCTGCGCGAGCTATGCAAGCAGGCCATCGAAACCATGAAGCCGATGGCCGACGCGAACACCGTCCACATCGAGCTGATCGCGCCGACGCCCGCAACCGAAGGCCTCTTCTTCGACGGCGACTCCGACCGCATCCTTCAGGTCCTCACCAATCTCCTCTCCAACGCCATCAAGTTCTCTCCCGCTGCTTCTACGATCCGCATCCACACCGAAGCCACCTCGGACTCAATACTCCTCAAAGTATCCGACGAAGGCCGCGGTATTCCGGCCGACAAGCTCGATAACATCTTCGACCGCTTCCAGCAGGTCGAGCCGTCCGACGCGCGCCAGAAAGGCGGAACCGGCCTTGGACTCTCCATCTGCCGCAGCATCGTCCAGCAGCACAGCGGCTCCATCTGGGCGCAACGCAACCTCGGCCCCGGAACCACCTTCTACGTCATGCTCCCCCGCGTCACGCGGGCCAGCGACCTTGCACGGCAACCAGCCTCATCCGAGTCTCCCGTCGGCAACGGCTCCATCCTCATCTGCGACGACGATCCCGGTATCCGCACCATCGTCTCCGAACACCTTCACCGTCAGGGTTACACCGTAATCGAGGCCAACTCGGGACAGCAGGCCCTTACTCTCGCCACCGAGCACCAGGTGGAAGCGATCCTCCTCGATCTTTATATGCCCGGCCTCAGCGGCTGGGAGACGCTTCAACACCTGCGCAACACCCCGGCCACAGCCCACATTCCAGTGGTGGTTCTCAGCGTGCTCTCCCCAACCTTGCGTCCCCAGTTCACCGGCGATGCTCAGGGATGGGTGCAGAAACCCTTCAACGAGAAGCTCCTCTTCGCCGAACTAGGCCGCGTTCTCCACCATGGCGATGGACCTGCCAACGTTCTTCTCGTCGAAGATGACTTCGACCTTGCCAACGTCGTCCTCGCCAGCTTTCAGAACGCAGCCATCCACATCGACCATGCCGCCACGCGCCAGCAGGCGATTCGGCAATGCATCGATTCTCCCCCTGACCTTCTGATCCTCGACCTGACTCTTCCGGACGGCGATGGCTTCAGCCTGGTCGACTGGCTGCGGCAACAACCGGCGCTCCGCGCTCTTCCCCTGGTCGTCTACTCCGGACGCGAAGTGTCCGACGGCGAGATGGCGAAGCTCCGGTTGGGGCCGACCGAGTTTCTTACCAAGGCACGCATCCAGCCGCAAGAGGTCGAAGAACTGGTCGTTTCGATGGTGCAACGCCTTCGTTCCCAGCACACCGAACTCGCTCCTATTAGCACAAATTAG
- a CDS encoding response regulator has translation MKRILIIDDEEDIREVAALALEATAGWTVFTAGSGVEGIATATKEQPDAILMDVMMPGVDGPTTFLNMQQNPLVAHIPVLLLTAKVQGVDQRRFASLGLAAVLFKPFDPMTLARQISEALGWKEDSSA, from the coding sequence ATGAAACGCATTTTAATCATTGACGATGAAGAGGATATCCGCGAAGTTGCTGCGCTTGCCCTTGAAGCCACCGCCGGTTGGACAGTCTTCACTGCGGGCTCCGGCGTCGAAGGGATTGCAACTGCCACCAAGGAACAGCCCGATGCGATCCTGATGGACGTCATGATGCCGGGCGTCGATGGCCCGACTACTTTTCTCAATATGCAGCAGAACCCGCTTGTCGCCCATATTCCCGTTCTCCTGCTCACGGCCAAGGTTCAGGGAGTCGATCAACGCCGCTTCGCCAGCCTTGGCCTGGCTGCAGTCCTCTTCAAGCCCTTTGACCCCATGACTTTAGCCCGCCAGATCTCTGAAGCCCTGGGGTGGAAAGAAGATTCGTCAGCCTAG
- a CDS encoding Hpt domain-containing protein codes for MTPENESKKLNALLAGLWERGLPLLQERLAILDRAATAAESGELSEVLRIEALEIAHKFAGSLGMFGYSDGTEIARQIEQLLGAITPATSSRLALLVTQLHRTLQLK; via the coding sequence ATGACTCCGGAAAACGAATCGAAAAAACTTAATGCCCTGCTGGCAGGCCTGTGGGAACGAGGTCTTCCTCTGCTGCAGGAACGGCTCGCAATTCTTGATCGCGCAGCAACGGCAGCGGAATCGGGAGAACTTAGCGAAGTCTTGCGGATCGAGGCGCTTGAGATTGCACACAAGTTCGCCGGCTCTTTGGGTATGTTCGGGTACTCCGATGGAACAGAGATCGCTCGGCAGATTGAACAGCTACTTGGTGCCATCACTCCGGCCACTTCGAGCCGCCTTGCACTGTTAGTCACCCAATTGCATCGGACTTTGCAGCTTAAATAG
- a CDS encoding peptidylprolyl isomerase translates to MIRILQQDNRLIKIIFAVIITVACVTMVITLVPGIFDNTDSAGPNGTYATVRGPGILGRFVGESVPIKETDVEQLAQRQLQQQHLPDFLMPYMTQRAGQVLVQRAILKREADKMKLEVSDEDLRNELKTGPFAQYLFPNGQYVGDDGYMNFVQSNFQTSRSDFESKVKSDMELTRLQALITGGVTVSDAAVREAYQVQGTKVKFDYAVISSDDLAKTINPSDAELQAFFKSNQARYATAIPETRKIAYVAFDASNLPGGKPQITDAEVQAYYTQHQDEYKVQDQVKVRHILIAVPQGADAKTDAAAKAKVDDLLKQIKSGGNFADLAKKNSDDPGSKDQGGELGWLDHGKTVPEFDKAAFALAPGQTSDVIKTQFGYHILQVEDKKTAHERPLAEVKPEIVPVLEQQKAGAAEQNFATQLANDAKANGLDKAAVAKGLHVVTTDYIAKDGVVAGLSDGAALLAQAFSAAKGAAPAAVSTGNGFAIFQVEDVKAAHAPDFADYKSHIVDDFREQQLPQLLATQLGKLDDRAKVLNDLKKAAAEMNIPVKTSDFVGKDGQVPDLGAMSGPGAVAFSLAKGAISGPINAGRVGVVLAVLDKQEPTADDIAKNFDKTKAQLLGERQDEIFRVYMGDLMEKYEKGGAVRYSKQPATPGAPGSTPASS, encoded by the coding sequence ATGATTCGCATTCTGCAGCAGGACAACCGCCTCATCAAGATTATCTTTGCCGTCATTATTACCGTGGCTTGCGTCACCATGGTCATCACGCTGGTTCCGGGTATCTTCGACAATACTGACAGCGCCGGGCCGAACGGCACCTATGCGACGGTTCGCGGCCCTGGAATCCTTGGTAGATTTGTAGGGGAGAGCGTCCCCATCAAGGAAACGGATGTCGAACAGCTTGCGCAGCGGCAACTGCAGCAGCAGCATCTCCCCGATTTCCTGATGCCGTATATGACCCAGCGCGCCGGGCAGGTGCTGGTGCAGCGTGCCATCCTGAAGCGCGAAGCCGACAAGATGAAGCTGGAGGTGAGCGACGAGGACCTTCGCAATGAATTGAAGACGGGGCCTTTCGCCCAGTACCTGTTTCCGAATGGACAGTACGTTGGCGATGACGGCTACATGAATTTCGTCCAGAGCAACTTTCAGACCAGCCGCAGCGACTTCGAATCGAAGGTGAAGAGCGACATGGAGCTGACGCGTCTGCAGGCTCTGATTACCGGCGGCGTGACCGTGTCCGATGCCGCAGTTCGCGAGGCCTACCAGGTACAGGGAACCAAGGTTAAGTTCGACTATGCTGTGATCTCATCGGACGATCTGGCTAAGACGATCAACCCAAGCGATGCGGAGTTGCAGGCATTCTTCAAGTCGAACCAGGCGCGTTACGCGACAGCAATTCCTGAGACGCGCAAGATCGCATACGTCGCCTTTGACGCATCCAACCTGCCCGGCGGCAAGCCGCAGATCACGGATGCCGAGGTTCAGGCCTACTACACGCAGCATCAGGATGAGTACAAGGTGCAGGACCAGGTCAAGGTTCGTCACATTCTGATTGCCGTCCCGCAAGGTGCGGACGCCAAGACGGACGCAGCAGCTAAGGCGAAGGTAGATGACTTGCTGAAGCAGATCAAGAGCGGCGGCAACTTTGCCGACCTGGCAAAGAAGAATTCAGATGACCCCGGCAGCAAGGACCAGGGCGGCGAGCTTGGCTGGCTTGACCATGGCAAGACGGTGCCGGAGTTCGACAAGGCGGCCTTTGCACTGGCCCCCGGACAGACCTCCGATGTAATTAAGACGCAGTTTGGCTATCACATTCTGCAGGTGGAAGATAAGAAGACGGCTCATGAACGGCCGCTCGCCGAGGTAAAACCAGAGATCGTTCCGGTGCTCGAACAGCAAAAGGCTGGAGCCGCTGAGCAGAACTTCGCCACGCAACTGGCAAACGACGCCAAGGCGAATGGTCTGGATAAGGCTGCCGTTGCGAAGGGGCTGCATGTGGTCACAACGGATTACATCGCGAAGGACGGCGTTGTCGCCGGGCTCTCCGATGGCGCCGCACTGCTGGCGCAGGCATTCTCGGCTGCCAAGGGAGCAGCACCTGCGGCAGTTTCGACTGGTAACGGGTTCGCGATCTTCCAGGTGGAAGACGTAAAGGCTGCCCACGCTCCTGACTTTGCGGACTACAAGTCGCATATCGTTGATGATTTCAGGGAGCAGCAGTTGCCCCAGTTGTTGGCCACGCAGCTTGGCAAGCTCGATGATCGGGCCAAGGTTCTGAACGATCTGAAGAAGGCTGCCGCCGAGATGAACATCCCGGTAAAGACCAGCGACTTTGTCGGCAAGGACGGCCAGGTTCCCGATCTGGGCGCGATGAGCGGACCGGGCGCTGTTGCTTTCTCGCTTGCCAAAGGAGCGATCTCAGGTCCAATCAATGCTGGCCGGGTAGGCGTTGTGCTCGCCGTACTTGACAAGCAGGAGCCGACGGCTGACGATATCGCCAAGAACTTTGACAAGACGAAAGCGCAGTTGTTGGGAGAGCGGCAGGACGAGATCTTCCGTGTCTACATGGGCGATCTGATGGAGAAGTACGAAAAGGGTGGTGCAGTCCGCTACTCGAAGCAGCCTGCCACACCGGGTGCACCCGGTTCCACTCCGGCAAGCAGCTAA